The DNA region gttaccatgttgttagtcgctttggttaaaaatgcgtcagccaaatgtaatgtaatgtaatgtaataatggtgtaggcctctctgattaagacccaaagagtggttgaaacgtacttattaaattacactgggagcaaagaagactatcttcacttttttccctttgcaactgtcaaagaaatcccataaacacaggaaggcctagggtagccaacatcagatggcctaaaaattaggctcttctgcatagcattacagtaagtgatttgcatgcagtaatttcaacactgaccttgatctagcctactttggctatttaaaggtaatttattgccaaacatcacacaatataaatgagctatgaaaaacaataaaggacttaatcacacacaattaggtaggaagtttagaagttgaccagaattgaccaaaagtgcaccaaattcaacacaaatgactcaatacacttggaggaagcctgcgtcctttcttttccagatattttaggatttggatatcgtttcagtatcgagtatcaagatatttatggtaggtattgtatcgaagtcataattttggtatcatgacaacactatgccagagccactctgttttctaggtgtcgaggatcggaggctctaccaccaacaagtgatgctgctcaatggcatattagaagagcacattatcaagctctaatatggaggcaagcacacataccaaatccagtgttactagaagtaaaatgttttttacttgtcaGTTGTTGCTGATGGTAGATGGtagagtttattacatgttaactgtaatcatgttcccattaaatatgttaataaactatagtatggcttctttaatgctcaaacatgtatttagagaacacttttatttggttttagtgattacttttgaaatcaacccaatttagggaaaaataagcaaaaataatcgctattttatgttaaaatgctgattatgcagcttagaactcagaattgagcttggtaaacaaaatattcagaatcagcaccctcaaattaggtaagaagggtggtttaccaacttttcctcaaatttgccgtcagaagttctcttctgtgaagctgctctccctctatctccctttctctctctcacacacacagacacatttacagGCTCACACGCAATTTGATTATATGGTGGCATGTGTCACAAACACCTCTATTAATGCAACCTACAGAAATGAATTTACTCCCAGAACTGAAAGGTGAAGCTATGCTTTACAGTGCAACCTATAACTCACAGTCACTATCCATTTACTCACATATCAGTTGATATGGGGCCAATGTGTTGCAAAACCATTCATAATTAAAGACAGAAATTACATTGAATGTGGTTGACCTGAGATCAGTCCAGGGAGGCAGACAGACTCATTGGAGTCCCAGAGGTGCCTGAGACACAGTGCAGATGCACCCTGTGGCCCGCCGGGTGTAGCCTCTATTTCTGGAACCTTATCGCACTTAGGCCGGAGGGAATGGCCACGCTCGAGCTATTCCCGTTTCTCAACAATCCACTGATTAGAGGCGGACACTGGTGACAGGACCGCCTGGAATGCCCACTGAGACGGCTCTGTCTGGGCAGTGGACCTTTGTCATGTGCATTCAAAGCATCTACAAGGAGAACCACTGCTATGTGACCTACAGATAAGCTCTCATTTCTCAAATTCTCTAGTtggctatctctctctttttttttttaaatatataaaccgaccaccaccaccccctcttCAGAGGACAACTTTATTTTTAATACAGGAAATACACCTGTGATATACTGCTCAATTCAAATTTGATTTCACTTGTCCTACCATAACCATCCACCCTATTTTAGCGAGAACATAGTCTCTGCTCTCACAGCCTCTCTAGTTCTCTCTtagtcacacatacagtacatgactTCATTCGTTCTCATTTCAACAAAATAAGGGACCTATGTCCTTCTGGTTCTTAGCTGCTTTATGGATGACTTGTCTCTGAGGAAAACAACCTCCTAAATGTCTGTGTGATTGAGTCACATATGCCCCCATGCGTCAAAATAGATGGTGAACCAGGTTAGATGTACAGTACAGAAataactgtaggctattaaTTGGTGGATGGTTTGGACAGCCAGCCGTTTAATACGATCAAGGCAGGAATAGATCTGACCTGACTGTGGTGCTCCTCACATTTAACCACACTGACCCCATCAAGACATGGAAATGGCACATGAATGGTAGGTTAGTCACTGTCACCTGACAGTTCATCTGTAAACAAAAATAATTAATAGGCCTAGGAGATTACAGACCTGAGATGAAATTACCATAGCCCAGTAGGTTTACAGCTCAGTGTGATGAGAGTCTGTTGAGTTTACGTACTGCAGAGAAGACAATAACACTGCCACAGAAAACAAACTGAGGGGATGTTCATGGATCAATGAATGGTGTCAGCCAGAATAACCCTTTCACTTCTCCAATTAGACTACCTATCGCTCTCTATTAAGCAAAGGCTGTTTGAACTTTCGTTTGTTTTGAATTGACACTGATGATGACTATGAAAGTCTGTTGTTAATGACAGAACACTGTTGTTACCTGCCAACCCCCAGATCGTGTCAGGCGAAGGACTTTTCCAACCAGCCTTTTTATTCCTTCATTGACAAAATTCGCTCTGTTTGTCCATTTTGGGCATCCGTCGGCTACGACTGCTGATTGTCGAACTGGATTGGTCAATGTTGCGCACAGTGACGTTTAATGGCGCCATACACGGAAAATTCTGTGCAAGATTTGTGCTAAAGAATGTAACTTAGTCCCTGGAAAATACTTAAATATTTCTTTCCAAACAATAGGATACAGTTTTTGGAGTTGTCGCAACAGTAAGCTTGAGTTGTTTATTATTCCATTACTAAAATAATCTTCAAGTAACGTTATAGTGTTAATTTAGCCATTAGCaaataacgttaatgttagctaGGTGTTCTTTTCTTTAATGGATCCACAACTTGTCAGCGACTGATGTGATGCAGATTTATTTCTAGCTGGCAATGGTGCATTGAATCTCTGTTACGCTGTACCTCTACAATATCTAGTTTGAAATGTGGACGATGGTTTAACGGCAAACTACAGTGGCAagaaagctaacgttagcaaaaaCACACTAGAGAATCCAATTGTTGTGATTGACATTTGACAGGTTGGGAGATGGAGACAGTCAAAAATGCATTCAAGTgatctctcctccttttccagATTTGTTTTTACAATGCGTGCCTTTAGGCAAGTTGGGGAGAAGCAGCTTCCCAATCCCATTCTCTACATGGCCTGGTCCCCTAAGAGGGATCTGATCGCACTGGCCAATACCAATGGCGAGGTAAGATAATCACGTCAAATAGCAGAGGAGGGCTCTTGCTGTGGTATTGAACGGTCTTTAACTTATTTCTtctcagctgttgctgcatcgCCTCTCCAATTTCTACCGTGTGTGGAGTTTGCAGCCTAATGAGAACACGGGAAAGGAGATCACTGCCTTGGCATGGCGGCCAGATGGCAAAAGTAAGATTTTCACCATATTTTCTTGTGAATTATGGCTATTACCTTTGCATATTTACCTGTCATGTTAAACTTTATTGCTATTAGCATATGATGTACAGCGCTAATGGTAATTGTGTTTAATGTTTATATTTTGTCACCCAGTCCTAGCCTTCAGTTTGGGGGACACCAAGCAAGTAGTTCTGTGTGATGCTGAGAAGGCCGAGATCCTCCATATCTTCCCAGTAGAGCTGCCCGTGTCCTGTATGCACTGGATGGAGGTGATGGAGGAGAAtaggtgtgtaagtgtgtctgtgtgtctccccTTGCCTGTTcaactgtgtctgtgttgccACTTGTTTTCTATGTATCCCACCAACCTGACTGTAGGTCCCTTGATGATAAATATCAATTTAAGTTTTTTGACAAGGGAACGAAAGGAAAAAATAATAtgctgtttcttttcttttgctcCTTTCTATCCCTTGCTTTTCTCCAGTGGCCTCACATCATTCTACGACTCAGAGGATGAGTCCAATCGCTTCCTTCCCAAGCTGCCATCCCTACCCAAAAGGTAAACGTCTTCCGATCATCTGAATGgagaactctttttttttttttataacatttCAATATACAAAATGGTTAATTCTAAgttttaaatatatttgttgAAAATACATTGTTAGCAGTTAATCATCCTTTTCCATATGTCTGTTCAGCTACAGCACCACAACAAAGATTTTCAGGTATGTGGACAGTTCCGTTGAAGTGAAATGAATGATGGCTGCAGTGTTGTTGGTCTTGAGAACAACAAACTATTCACTAGTGATTGCGatctatgtttttttcttgtttttaacATCTGGTGTTTTTCTTGCAGTGAGGAGAAATCGGATGAGGCTACAAATCTCCTAGGGGAAGTGAGGTCAGTGAGTGACTTGTCATGGTCAAGTTTGTAGGTTGCTCCTCTTGCATCCTGTGAATGATCTGATTAACCATCATCTGACTTTTCTGATGCTGACAGGCTAAATATTTTGGTGGTGGGAGGACCGTGTGGCTTTATGGAGCTCTACGCCTATGGGTTGTACAAGATAGCAACTTTAAATCGGGTGAGGGAAATGTTTCCTCTATCATTCATTGAATGTAGTGCCTTTGTGTTGATTTTTTACCTCCCTTAGCACTCTCTTTTGAACTACTTCAGTGGTATTTTTCAAGTTTCTCCATGTATAGAACACGTGTACATGTGGGTCTATGCTGGAACAGTTTAGCTACATCACACGGCATCATAAAGTCTAATATGAATAATCACTGTTTCTTTTCCGTTTCATgtaatgtcatttttttaatgttatgtcACAACCCTTCCTCTTGGTAGATTGTGGGCACTTGTCGTAGCCTCTGCCTCTCAAGTGACCTCAAGTCTCTCTCAGTCATCACAGAAATTAGGTCCACCGATAACGACCCCGAGATTCACTATGTCCAGGTAAGGCCTTCAAAGCCTTTTTTAACTAGAGAATGGTCAGAGTTTTGATATAATGTCAAACATCTGTGCCTATCTGTGCCAATGTCAAATAATATAATGATGacaccaggcttggaatttcaccattctgggggcaaggccacttggccttcagttgggcatatttggtggggggcacaaaggccacatgtcagggccccaaggccaaagttaactatgcagtagtaggctataaaaatgatcaaagttgtatttagcctattcactgcagtagatcactgtatgaaacattacaaaaacatgaaacatgacatattacatagaactgtaaatcatctgatcatctaatatttacagatatataggcaatatataacatttattttatatttggcctgttatgaaatcatgtattgaacaatttaagcacagctcagctttaagaaactcaaatagcctagatgcatgcttagcattttgtgatcattaaggctactttcacaaactcttagtcagctgtcctctgatttaccaatatctaggcgatatttgtaacatttattttgtatttggcccgttatgaaatcatgtggaacagtGTAAAAGCcaaaatttggagacatccatgtatgtcgaactttactgcaaattcaaaactggattactctggaacggctaactgtacaggggactgctttacacctttgtgttcggtaaggtctcctgtttattctgatatatggtttgtcatgtgttaaaagaagggtttgtaaagtattccaccgagatgaatgggtagggagatcatgtgactcaaaaccttcagtagaatgtatgattaaattgaattatattatttacttttctcgcgaaccgttcaacacagcaattatcggctaacatcgtttaaaaggtgagaaaaAGCtatttcatgtgatacttgtgatgtctgtgtgatgaataggctacttcgcgagtagttcaactgaaaaagggtgaatttggacgcactgtctttcttgcgctgtcactttctccactgcgtaaaagactaggctaaattaatttgcgctgtgaatgctaagatgattttgacaggccacaggctaaataaaaatcgctattagtaggacacaaagcagaatattgaaagaagggggcaccaaggccaccgtggcctgtaaacctctgattttcaaaggggcctcacggccaatgcaaggggctacgacggccatggccgtcgtggccgccgtgaaattcctaccctggatGACACTATTCATCATGTAATGCTTGGTCTTGCCTTGGGACTGGTTTTGATTTTAgtacttctcttcctctttctgtttATCGGTGTCTGTAGTTGGACACAGGGCTGCTGTCTTCCTGTTTACCAGAGCTTACCAGAATGGCACGCAAGTTCACCCATATCTCCACACTTCTACAGGTGATTGGAAGTTAAAAGCATTCTGCAACAGCTATGATTTCTGTGGTGTCAAGAGACCTATCCCtcactttgctctctctctctctcgctcgctctccctctcagtACCTACGTCTGTCTCTCACCTGCATGTGTGAAGCCTGGGAGGACATTCTCTTGCAGATGGATCTGAGACTTACAAAATTTGTCCAGGTCAGTTGCTTTAGTCCTGCTGACAAGACATCTGTCAAAATCATTATACATCTTGAAAAATGTTAGTCACAGTTCATTGTATTGCACTGTTTGTCAGTTGATATAGTTTAGCCCTTCCTAACCTGTTAGCCAGAACCAATACCATTACACAGAGCTGAAGTATTTAGGGTAGTAAGTATGGTCTCTGTCATGACATGAGCAGTTTTTACACagtgtgtgaatttgtatgtagagtatgtatttgtatttactgtaaaggagaaaaacacacatgtgcaggtTTACATATGTGTTTGTTAGTATGTAGTTGTATTCTCCTTAAGGAGAAGAACACAAGCTCACAGGCGCAGGATTGAATATGTgttatgttaatgtgtgtttatttactgtAAAGGAGAAGAACACAAGCACATTATGTGCAGGATTgaatatgtgtttatttgtatgtttgtgtgtttatttattataaagGAGAAGAATACAAGCACACAGGTGCAGGATTgaatatgtgtttatttgtatgtttgtgtgtgtttatttactgtAAAGGAGaagaacacaagcacacaggtGCAGGATGAGTTCCTGGAGCTGCTGCTGTGGGGCCATGCCAGGTAAGGGTCCACTGGAGGGGTCATTCTGTCCCTCTGAGATGAGTGCTCTGGGAGGAATCAGCTTAATCCTTAATAACAACACTTCATATACTCACTATCAGTTAACATTGGATACAGTTGCACAAGTGAGAAGtactggtgtggtgtggtgttgtgtggagtGTGTCATGTTATGATATGTCCACTAGAGGGAGCTAGTTGACCACAGTAGTCGATTTGGTTTGTTGTGTAGTCGTTTTTAGGTCCTTTCAATTCAGATGTAAGGAGAATTCAACCAATACTTTGAGCATCTTGTAATGTtcctattttgcattttgtttcttttatgtCATTATCTTTCTTCCAGCGCTGAGCTACAGGCTCTCCTCATGAACCAGCTCACAGTCAAGGTGTGTTGTCAGTCCAAACACCTCACAAGATTTGCATGTCTGTGAGAGGCCAATGTAACGTTTCAGTGAGCTTTTCAAATGCCACCACAACAACACGTGTTGATGACATTGTTGCCTATTTATGATGACTTTGTTACCCATTTATGTACATTGCCTCTTTCGTACATTAACTAATTTCTGGTGTGCAGGGTCTGAAGATGTTGGGCCAGTCCATAGAGTCTTCCTACTCTGGCATTCAGAAGCTGGTCATTAGTCACCTACAGAGGTGCTTATAAGTCTCCAGCATTTACTAATCATTACCTGTGTAATTCTCATGATCACgttttctgtattttgtatatttaaacCACGGTAATAAATGTGTCATTActcttgttggtgtgtgttctcCCCTGTTGTGCTGCAGTGGCTCAGAGGCTCTGCTGTACCACCTGAGTGAGGTGAAGGGCATGGCCCTGTGGAAACAGAAGTATCAGCCTCTGGGACTGGACCCTGCGGTCATAGAAGGTAAGAGGCAGCAAGGAGCGATCCCTtatggaatcacacacacacacacacacacatacacacagagagagagagcactgaggTGAGGTGAAGGTTATATCTATGTTtattatagtaataataatacactTATTTTTATAGCGCTTTTCTAGACACTCAAAGACGCTTTAGAGTTTTGTTACATAGGTACAATCAAACAGACAAGGTACATAGACAAGGTTacacaaacagagaaaagaaaacacacaggtGCATGGACAAAGCAGAGGCCAAAAGCAGAAGCATGTGTAGTATGCTATATCTACTGTATGATAGTCTTCACGCCTGTCTGTTGTAGATCACTATCCATATGTGCTGTTTTTTCTGTGTGCTTTCTCTGAAGATGCCATCACTGCTGTGGGCTCCTTCACCCTAAAGGCCAGTGAGCTTTTGCAGTAAGTGATATGAAAATGGTCATTTTAATGCTTATATTTGTAATCATGACAAAATAATGATTAATGTTCCTCTCCTTTTGTGCCAGCAACTTTACAAACAGATATTTTAGTCATGCATTTGTGATAtacttgtataatgtatttttgtAAACTTCAGAGTGATTGACAAGAGCATGAAGAACTTCAAGGCGTTTTTCCGCTGGCTGTATGTTGGTAAGTCtgccttgtttttcaccagtACCTTGATTACCTTacctgattgtttgtttgtttgtttgtttgttggtattGTCTGATGAAACTGCACTCATGTGGTTTCCCTTTGTATTGGCTGTTGTAGCGATGCTGCGGATGTCTGATGATCATGTCCCTCCTGAGCTCAATAAGGTGAGAGTACTTGATTATGCACTGGGGGATAAGGTGTTGATGCCCCGTCTCAGCGATATTGTGGGAGCAGTTTGGAGGACTGTCCTCACATATGCACGATGTTATCTTTCCTAGATGACACACAAAGACTTGGCCTTTGTGGCGGACTTCTTGGCAGAGCATTTCAGCGCGGTGAGAAACATTCAGGCTTTGGGCAGCGTTTTATGGCAATGGTATGGTAAAAAGCCAACACCATGAAACTAAGAGCAGTTGTTTTTATATGTACGCCTGATCGCAAATAAGCACTGCAGGCATTTATATTTATAGTATAGTACAGAGTATCAACAGTATTGCTGCCAATAAGGTTGCCAAGTGTTCAAAATAATCTGGTTGATGACTTTCTACAATGATTTCCCATTTTGGTAGAATGAGGAGCTTTTTGATCGCAAAGGGAAGTACTTCAACGTGGAACGAGTGGGACAGGTAGGTTTTATgcagtctgtctgtcagtctgggCACATCCATGTCTGTTCCCATATAACTTTGTTATCCATGTTCCAGTATTTgaaagatgaggaagaggaccTGGTCTCTCCACCCAACACTGATGGCAACCAGTGGGTGAAGTTTCTCAAGGAGAGCTCACATCTGAAAGGTAGCACTCTGCCAGAGAATCTGACACATTACATTCTAGATCATATATttagtaagggataatgtacagaacgctggtcattattgggaaaataagtcccgacagggcaaacCGGACCTCAACGTGCCAGCAGAgcggtgttctatacattatcccgcttacttgccaaaacaaaaaaaataaactccacgataggTCTctctacatttatttgttaccgtttcgttgtggcttttgctgagaaatagtttgcaacacacgctgaactttaatcaaacgttctttagaacacagctgatcaaccatctgccttcacttttgaaaattgaaaatccgttgccattgacagcagtcATTATTTCAGAGGTCCTTAGACAAAAATAAGGACCCGTAGAACTTCCCATAAtaggaaatcccattcaagtcaatggagcgttctacttgcattgtgaagagccgtataataagcccCGTTACTCTAGGCTTCCACCATGGTAGCAGGGGGTTGGATAGGTAGCTTTATGGTGACATGACTCTagatatgtgtttgtttatttgtttgtttgtttgtttgtgacttGATGCAGAGAGTCCACTGCTGTTTCCTACGTACCCTCAGAAGTCCCTGCACTTTGTGAAGAGGATGATGGAGGGTACAATAGAGCTGTGTCTTCAGAAACCAGCAGtaagtagaacacacacacacacacacacacacacactcactatgtCTCTCTGACATACATACGGAAACAGTCAaaggctctctctgtctctttcatatAACCAGACTAAGAAAAAGCCCTCTATCCTAGACTCTTATGTCAGTTGCTAGCATTCTCAAGGTTACAAGGTCGTAGAACTGGGGTAATTGACATTTAGCCTTTTTAGCCTTTTGAgggcttttttctttttcagctCTATCCGAGAAATGTGTGCTCCGTTTCAGCTATGCTTTTAGCTCTAACGAATGTGATCTGAAATGAATTGCCATTAGAGTAATGGGAGTTTTTTACAGTCttgctgtctatgggaaatTTGGCTGGTGCTCCTGCTGCTGAGTCAGTGcctgagtgttgtgtgtgtgtgtgcgtgcatgtgtgtgtgtgtgagagagagagagtgtgactgaGTTCAGGGTGTGGGGTAAGGGTGCTGGGAACAGAATCTGTAAATCTGACTCATCTACCTGGGAAGCCTCAGAGGACAGTCTGACACCATAACTAAAATTGCTGGCAGcacccctaccacacacacaaacacacactcacacacacacacaccaacagacatATTTTATCTTAATATCTCTCACCTTTTTCCCTG from Alosa alosa isolate M-15738 ecotype Scorff River chromosome 9, AALO_Geno_1.1, whole genome shotgun sequence includes:
- the anapc4 gene encoding anaphase-promoting complex subunit 4, with translation MRAFRQVGEKQLPNPILYMAWSPKRDLIALANTNGELLLHRLSNFYRVWSLQPNENTGKEITALAWRPDGKILAFSLGDTKQVVLCDAEKAEILHIFPVELPVSCMHWMEVMEENSGLTSFYDSEDESNRFLPKLPSLPKSYSTTTKIFSEEKSDEATNLLGEVRLNILVVGGPCGFMELYAYGLYKIATLNRIVGTCRSLCLSSDLKSLSVITEIRSTDNDPEIHYVQLDTGLLSSCLPELTRMARKFTHISTLLQYLRLSLTCMCEAWEDILLQMDLRLTKFVQEKNTSTQVQDEFLELLLWGHASAELQALLMNQLTVKGLKMLGQSIESSYSGIQKLVISHLQSGSEALLYHLSEVKGMALWKQKYQPLGLDPAVIEDAITAVGSFTLKASELLQVIDKSMKNFKAFFRWLYVAMLRMSDDHVPPELNKMTHKDLAFVADFLAEHFSANEELFDRKGKYFNVERVGQYLKDEEEDLVSPPNTDGNQWVKFLKESSHLKESPLLFPTYPQKSLHFVKRMMEGTIELCLQKPAEVIGKSVKEALCLPLYTVPESSENTPRLFEMPALWNDNKASMHYVVFCMSEISPSKIYLLRRATDPCRSVRNGLIAIDLSRPLNTSIDDEDPVAEIPGNGLYRCLDARLYDAETLTVVLQGQEEERVLAQLPLSAALRTEEEFTWDTTLRLDQQNDSIPSQGLVWENQWRPLDNMKAQFVAVNGIRKVSCVLSSNLRHVRVFEMDVEDEDEEEEDRQEESQDITSDQDTLEESLSSQKDAVANMEAQEGAEATEGGSGDTLGHTSGSDTL